The DNA region ACATCATCAGCGGGATATTGCACAGGAGTGAAGTCGTAAACATCCATGTAGTTTGGAATAACAACGATACCACCTGGGTGCTGACCAGTCGTTCGTTTCACACCGGCCGCTCCGGCTGCTAACCGTTCTACCTCAACATCGCGATAGAGTTTACCGTAATCCCGTTCATAACCACGAACGAAACCGTAGGCGGTTTTGGCTGCTACCGTACCAACCGTTCCAGCACGAAAGGCATATTCTTCTCCAAAAATCTTCCGTACATCCAAGTGGGCGGATGGTTGATCATCCCCGGAAAAGTTCAAGTCAATATCCGGTACCTTGTCCCCATCAAAACCAAGGAAGGTTTCAAATGGAATATCCTGACCATCTTTTTTGTACTTGACACCGCACTTCTCACATTCTTTATCTGGCAGGTCAAATCCAGAGCCGTAGGAACCATCTGTGATAAACTCACTATGTTGGCAGTTCGGACAGACATAATGCGGCGGCATCGGATTAACTTCGGTAATTCCAATCATGGTCGCCACAAAACTTGATCCGACAGATCCCCTGGAACCAACCAGATAGCCTCGCTCATTTGATCGTGTTACCAACATCTGCGAAGCCAGATATATCACAGCAAAGCCATTACCAAGAATGGAGGTTAACTCCTTCTCAATCCGCAAATCAATGATGTCTGGTAGAGGATTGCCATAGATTTCAAAAGCCTTTTGATAGGTCAACTCAGCAACTGTTTCTTCTGCATTCTCGATATACGGTGTATAGAGGTCGCTTTTGACAACTTCTACCTCTTCAAAGCGCTCTAGCATGACATTGGGATTAGTGATGACAATCTCTCTTGCTAGACTATCACCGAGAAAGGCAAACTCATCCAACATCTCGCTGGTCGTTCTAAAGTGTGCTTTTGGTAGAGGGGCAGGTTGAGCATTTTCACCGTGACCAATCGTTCGGTTGATCATGGCTCCTTGACCCAGAGAACGAACAATAATTTCACGATAAATCTCTTCTTCGGGATCAATATAATGAACATTTCCTGTTGCTAGAACGGGCAGACCAGCCTTACGACCAACTTCAATCAGTTTTTTGATGGTATCTTCAACTTCTGCCATATCTTTAAATTGCTCCTTAGCAATCATTGGAGCATAGAGTGCGGGAGGCATCACCTCGATAAAATCATAGTAAGCTGCTATCTTGGCCGCTGCATCAATGCCCTTGGACAGGAGTTCATCAAACACTTCCCCTTCCTGACAGGCTGTTCCCAAAATTAGACCCTCACGGTGAGCGTTTAATACCGTTCTTGGAATCCTGGGAATGCCTTCAAAATACTTGGTATTTGACAGGGAAACCAACTTAAAGATATTTTTCAAGCCGACCTGGTTGGTAACATAAAGCGTCGCATGTTTGACTCGGGCTTTCTTATAAGAATCCTCTGCAATCAACTCGGTATTGAGTTGGTTGAGATTAGTCAGGTTGTGTCTTTCCAGAGCTTCTCTCAAAAAGATAAAGAGCAAGCGTCCCGTTGCTTCCGCATCATAGTTAGCCATGTGGTGGTGCTCCAAGGCTACACCAAAACGCTTAGTCAACGGTCCCAAACCATGGCGCTTATAATCCGGATAGAGGTTACGAGCAAATTCAAGTGTATCAATAACAGGTTGCTCAATTTGCGGTAAACCTGCTCGCTCATAATTGACATTCATAAAACCAACGTCAAAAGTCGCATTATGAGCTACCAAAATAGAATCTTGACAAAAAGCTTGAAACTCCTTCAAAACCTGTTCCAACGGCTTGGAACCACGTACGTGTTCATCTGTGATCCCTGTCAAATCGGTTGTAAACTGACTAAGCGGGTGTCCCGGATCAATAAATTCATCAAACTCAGCTACAATATTACCTTTGTGCATTTTGGATGCCGCTATCTGGATAAGAGCATTATTGACCGCAGAAAGACCTGTTGTCTCCACGTCAAAGACTACGTAGGTCGCATCCGACAAAACCACATCCGCTTCGTTATAAACAATCGGCACTGAGTCTTCAACGATATTGGCTTCCATTCCAAAAAGAGCCTTGATACCAGCCTTACGAGCGGCATGATAGCCATGAGGGAAAGACTGAACATTCCCATGATCCGTAATCGCTACCGCCTTGTGTCCCCAGGCTGCTGCACGCGCAATCAGGTCTTCAACTGCAGGAAGGGCATCCATAGTGGACATATTGGTATGGGCATGGAATTCCACCCTTTTCTCACCTTCTGGCATCAAATCCTTGCGAATCTCCCTTTTGACTTCCTGAACTTCTTGAACATTCATAGTCAAATCACGGGTAAAATGATTGGTCTCGATATTGCCACGCACACGCAGCCAATTTCCCTTCTTCACCATATCAAACTTCTGGGCTTCCTCTTCATTCTTAGCCCATTTCTGCAGAGTGAAGGACGAAGTATAGTCGGTCATCTTAAAGTTAATAATCACTCGCCCAGTCTTGGTAGTCTTCTGCTCCACCTCAAAGACAAGCCCCTCAAAAACGATACGGTTTTCCTCACTATCCACTTCAATCATCGGCGTAATCTCTGCCTTTTCAATATTGACCTTGGTAGGGCGATTTTTCTTAAATTCTGGGACAAATGGCTGAGCTACCTCTGGCGGTGGTGTCATTTGAGCCAGTTGTTCAAGAGCTGCCAGATTTTCCTCATTGGCCTGCTGATAAATTTCTTCATTCTGCGCATGAAATAGCTCGGCTTGCTGCTGTGTCATCTCCTGACAAACCTCAATATCTACCACCAGATTTGCAAAACCAAACCGTTTGTATTGCTCCACTAGATTGGGCAAATGATTCTTCCGAAAATGAGGTGTATCAATTGTTTCAGGACCTTTTATCCATAGAACTCCATCTCGATACTGAACAGTTAAGGGTTGGAAAAGGGTTTTAAAGCCTGCACTTTGACAAAGATCCTCAGTAAAAACTTCTGGGTAATAAGCCTCCACCAAGTCAGGATCGACTTCATCCATATCTGTCACTAGGACAAAGGTAGCCTTATTGCCTGTCTTTTCAAACTCAGTCACCAAACGTGCTTTAAAGAGTTGGTAGTCTAACAGGGGAAGAGGCTTAACAAAGCGAAAGGTAAATTCCCAGACTTTGCTGACCTTATGCAAGACCACTTTCTCAATCTTTGCAGTCGAAAAAGCCTCTGACTGTCGAGTAGTGAGAGGTATTCCAATTTGTTGAAGCAAGAGCTGAAACTTATCTGACATGACCTTTTCCTTTGAATGTAGTTAGGAATATTCTACCATAAATAGATAAATTTTTCTTGCTAAGAAAGAACTAAAAACAAAGCCCCACCATTTACTCAGTTGAAAACAGTGGGGAAATCGCCTATTATAGCTATTCATGATCCCGAGAAACAAGCCACTCAGGGAGTGACTGGTTAGTCCCAGAAAATATATCGTACGATCCATCTTTTTTAATATGGATAAGGGTTGGAACACCCGCTATAGGGTATGTTGCTAGCAACCGCTGTTTGGCTTCCTCTCCGATCCCCTCAACACCATAATAATAGATGGGGATGTTCAGATTCAGTTTCTGTATTGTTTCCTGAAAAAAGGTAGAAAATCTCTACAATGTGGACAGCTCACTCTTCCTAGAAATACTAAACTATTTTTAGAAAAATCGCCAGCTAAGATTTGCTCAGTTGTCAAGGTGCTGATAATTCAATACAATATCCTGATACCGTATAGCACTATCGCTCTTATTATCTGCAGCACCTTCTACAAGACTTGAACCCTCTGAAGCAGAAGCAACCGTCACTTTCTTATTAGAGGAACAGCCCCACAGCATAAACAGCGAAAGTAGCAAAAAGATGACAATAAGCCATATATTCCTTTTTCTTTCGGGAACTTGCTCTGTTAAAGCCATAAAAAGTTGAAGCAACAGGACAGAAACTACTAGTACAGTAATCCATATAGAACGCTGAAACAGTCCATCTTTGAAAAATAGGATAAGATTGAACAGAAATAGATAAAACAACGGATTTCTATAAAAACTTCTATTGAATGAAAGTCCCATAGGCTCTCCTTTCACTTAGCCAAGTACACAATTAAGCAGCGCTGGTCCAAACGTTTTTACAACCTGTTTCCAGGTGACCGGATTAGACCAACCTAAAATACCAATACATCATCTGCTATGACAGACATCGTTGCATGAATAAAAAGTTTAAAAATAATTTTCTAACAGTCTTTTTTGTTCCGATGGAAACCAACCACCTTCTGACTAAGCCATGAAGTACATCGGATTTCCTCCTCTCAAATATAATTTGCATCCGCTTACATTTTGTTGCCAAAAAACAAGACAACTCAACTGCCAAGATGGTCCCTTCTCCGAATCCTATCTTGACATTATTATTTTCTCTCTGCCTTATCCAACTGATCTGATTAGGCTTGAGGAACAATTTATTCAACGGCACAAAAGTAACAATCTTCGCACCTCTCAAGTATTCTCAATACAAGAATACCACTAATTTTCCAAAAAAATCAAGTAAAATATAATACTCCAAAATCCTTCCGTATCCATTCTGAAAATAATTCACTTAGAAATTTTAAAGTGAACATCAAAAAATCCCTTAAAGATAGGAAAAAGTCCACTGCCACTTCGTTCATCTCAATATCTCAGAACAGTGGTTGATTGACAGATTTGGTCGTGTTTTACACTCCAAATCTAACCATTACGACTGCTGCGAACAGAGTTCCCAACCTCTAACTGTCTCCCAGACAGTTGGAGCTATGCGGAAGGTGGACTTCAAAAGGTCTGGGGATAGACTGTTTCAGATTAACAACTTGAAACGAGGAATTGGTGACAAACTTTTTCAATATGTCACCCCAAAAGACTTGGAAATGAGACCAAGACAAAAGTTGGTTCTAAATTAAAACTCCTTTTTCCTGAACTCACTTTATTGAAAGACATCCATCAAAGAAAAGAAACAACTGCCCTCTACCTCTTACCAAGCGACTGCATCTGTATCAACCTGCAAATAGTCCAACCATAGCCTATCCTTCACACGACAAAGAGTAACTGAAATACCTCCCATATCTAAACTAGTCATAAACCGACCTGTCTTAACATAGGAAAGAATTAGCCCTTCCAACTCTAGAAATTGACAAATATCACTTAGGAAGATTCCCTGCTCAATCTCAGACATGGTTCCAAGATTGTTCACCAAGAGGATATATTCCTCTCCTTCTTTCCAACGGAATTTTAATTTTAATTTATTGACAATTTCATTGGCCAGTTGCTCTGAGGATTCAAAGGCTACTGTGCGATAGCCCTCTTCACCATGAATACCAATACCATAAGATATTTCACCTTCTTCCAAGTCAAATAACGGTAGTGCGGCATTCGGCAAATAGGCTGATTTGGTCGCAAATCCAATCGTTGCTATCTCTGTTGCCAGCGACAATCCTAATTGTTCCAAGGCATCTAAATCATAACCAGCAAGTGCAGCAGCTCCCAAGATTTTATGAAGGAGGATTGTTCCAGCCAGTCCTCTGTGCCGCATTCTAAAATTGTTTTTAGTATCCACTGAGATGTCATCGTGAGAAATGATGTATTTAACAGCTATTCCCTCGTTTCTAGCTGCCTCTATTGCCTTACCAAAGGAAAGAAGATCGGCTTCAAAGTTTTTGACAATGAGAAAGACACCTCTTCCCTTATCTACCTCACGGATTGCTGTTATAATTTCTTCCTCAGTTGGAGGTGTAAAAATTTCCCCATAAACCGCAGCCGTCAGCATTCCTTTACCAACAAAGCCGACATGAGCTGGCTCATGCCCTGAGCCTCCGCCTGAAACAATGGGAACAAGTCGGCAGTCCTGATTCCTTTGTACGATAATCGGAAAATGTTCCACCCTCCTCAATTTGGAGTTGGTCCGACAGACACTTTCCATGTAATGCTCAATCATTTTTGCTTGTCTATTCTTAATAAAAACCATACGATACTCCTACAAGGTTGAAAATGAGGCTAAAACTACTGCTACCATTTGTTTCCAATAGCTCTGAATCTGGCAAGGTGACTGGGACAGACCTTCCTTTATCATTCCAATCCATGCACTGGAATGATAGGATATCAAAAACTGTCTCTCCTTTTCAGAAACATGCTTCCCTCCTTGGAGCTGATATTCGTTGATAATCTTTTCCATCAAAATTTTAAAATACCCTTCCAAATAGCTCACAAAATCATTCTGCCCCTTAATCTCAAAAAGCTGTTTGTAAAAAACCTGATTGTGCTCAATATAATAGAGCAACTCATCCAATAATTTTAGCCCACTGATGTAGGTCAAATTATCCGTTACCTGTTCCTGTAATTCTGTTTCAAAAATCCAGTCCAGTAACTCGTACTTATCCAAGAAATGATTGTAGAAGGTTTGACGACGAATCTCAGCTTCTTGCATGATATCAACAACCGAAATTTTATCAAAAGACTTGATTGATAACTGCTTTTTAAAAGCCTTGGCTATCCTTTTTTTAGTAATTAACGAAGTTGGCATGAGTCACCTCCTTTCGATACCTCTTCATTATAACCTATCATGCCTGACTTGAAAACAAAAGGGACACATTTGATAATCTGTCCCTTCCATTTTTATTTGGAAAACCTTATAATGAAAGCGCAATCAAAACAAAGGGGTTTTCTGATGAAAAAAATTATAAACCAACCTGAACGGGTCGTAGATGACATGTTGAAAGGGTTCGCCTTTATGCACCAAAATATCATAGAGCGCATCGATGGATTTGACATTATTGTTCGAAAGGATAAAAAAACGGGTAGAGTCGGTATTATTTCAGGTGGTGGCTCTGGGCATGAACCTTCTCACGCAGGCTTTGTTGGCAAGGGTATGCTTTCTGCCGCTGTCTGTGGCGCAGTATTTACTTCTCCAACACCAGACCAAATCTTAGAGGCTATCAAGGCTGCCGATGAAGGCGCCGGTGTGTTTATGGTGATAAAAAACTACTCTGGTGATATCATGAACTTTGAAATGGCTCAAGAATTAGCTGAAATGGAAGGTATTGAAGTCGCTAGTGTCGTGGTAGATGATGATATTGCTGTAGAAGATAGTCTCTACACCCAAGGTCGAAGAGGGGTAGCAGGCACTATTTTCGTCCATAAAATCCTCGGTCATGCAGCAGAACAAGGAGCATCTTTAACAGCTATCAAAGCTCTAGCTGATCGTCTTGTACCGCAGATAAAAACAATCGGTCTTGCCTTATCCGGTGCAACTGTCCCAGAAGTTGGAAAGCCTGGTTTCATTCTAGAAGAAGATGAGTTTGAATATGGTGTAGGTATCCATGGCGAACCGGGCTATAAAAAAGAAAAGCTACAATCATCTGCTAAACTAGCCGAAGAACTAGCTGAAAAGTTAGCTCAAGATTTCAATATTCAAACAGGTGAACACTATGGTCTCCTCATCAATGGACTTGGTGCTACACCACTGATGGAACAATATATCTTTGCCAATGATGTCGCTACGCTATTAACGGAAAAAGGTATCCTTGTCGACTATAGAAAAATTGGCAACTATATGACATCTATCGACATGGCAGGTCTTTCGTTGACGCTGATTAAATTAGAAGACCCAAGCTGGCTCGAAGCCCTACAGGCTCCTGTTGATGTTGTTGCTTGGTAGGAGACAGACTATGGAGACAAAAACTGCATTACTTTGGATGGAGAAATTTAACGAAAAAATACAAGCCAACAAAGATTACCTGAGCGAACTTGATTCTCCGATCGGAGATGGTGATCACGGTGGCAATATGGCACGTGGCATGGCAGCAGTCATGCAAGAGTTATCTGTAAAAGAATACGAAACAGCCGATCAGGTCTTCAAAGTCGTTGCCATGCAGCTACTCAGCAAGGTAGGAGGTGCTTCCGGTCCACTTTACGGTTCTGCTTTTATGGGAATTACCAAAGCTTGTCAAACCGGAGCCAGTTTAGCTGATACCTTACAAGCAGGTTTAGAGATGATTCAAAAAAGAGGAAAGGCCGCATTGGGTGAAAAAACAATGGTGGATATTTGGATTCCAGTCATCAGCGCCTTGCAGGCAGAAAACCTCTCTCTTAATGTTATCCAAGAAGCTGTTGAAGGCACACGAAACATCATTGCAACCAAGGGTCGAGCTTCCTATGTCGGCGAACGTTCAATCGGCCACATTGACCCTGGCTCCTTCTCATCAGGACTCTTATTTGAGGCGATGTTGGAGGTTGTGCTATGACAAACATTGGAATCTTGCTCGTTTCACATTCCAAAAATCTGGCACAAGGCATTGTTGATTTGGTGTCTGAAGTAGCAAAAGATATTTCCATCACCCATTGTGGAGGTCTGGAAGATGGCAGTATTGGAACTAGTTTTGAGATCGTTCAAGATCGCATTGAACAAAACCCAGCTAACACCCTCCTAGCCTTCTTTGACCTAGGAAGCGCTCGGATGAATATCGAACTAGCAGCAGAATTTACAGACAAACAGATTCTCATACAAACAGTTCCAGTCGCAGAAGGAACCTACATCGCTGCTGCGCTGCTACAAGCAGGTGCCGATTTAGACACAATCCTTGAACAATTAAAGGAACTTACAATAAATAAATAGGAGGTTATTATGAATCTTATCGGAGAATTGCTTGGCACATTCTTATTGGTCTTGCTGGGAAATGGGGTCGTCGCCTCATGTATCTTATCCAAAACAAAGGCAGAAAATAGCGGTTGGCTAACGATTGTCCTCGGCTGGGGAGTCGCTGTAACCATCGCTGCCTACGCATCAGGTATTTTTAGCCCTGCCCACCTCAATCCAGCAGTGACTATCGCCATGGCTAGCATTGGTTCCCTTTCTTGGACAGAGGTACCCGGTTTTCTACTAGCTCAATTTGCAGGTGCCATGTTGGCATCCGTCGTCCTCTATCTACATTTCTATCCACATTGGCAAGAAACCAAAGATAGCGCTACTATCCTAGGAACCTTTGCAACTGGTCCTGCCCTTCGTCACACTCCTTCAAACTTGCTTGGAGAAATCCTT from Streptococcus ruminantium includes:
- the dhaL gene encoding dihydroxyacetone kinase subunit DhaL, translated to METKTALLWMEKFNEKIQANKDYLSELDSPIGDGDHGGNMARGMAAVMQELSVKEYETADQVFKVVAMQLLSKVGGASGPLYGSAFMGITKACQTGASLADTLQAGLEMIQKRGKAALGEKTMVDIWIPVISALQAENLSLNVIQEAVEGTRNIIATKGRASYVGERSIGHIDPGSFSSGLLFEAMLEVVL
- a CDS encoding MIP/aquaporin family protein, producing the protein MNLIGELLGTFLLVLLGNGVVASCILSKTKAENSGWLTIVLGWGVAVTIAAYASGIFSPAHLNPAVTIAMASIGSLSWTEVPGFLLAQFAGAMLASVVLYLHFYPHWQETKDSATILGTFATGPALRHTPSNLLGEILGTAVLVIGILAIGPNKVSAGLGPIIVGFIVFAVGFSLGSTTGYAINPARDLGPRIIHALLPIPNKGDSDWSYSWIPVVGPILGGIIGAGLYTLLLNML
- the dhaM gene encoding dihydroxyacetone kinase phosphoryl donor subunit DhaM, with the protein product MTNIGILLVSHSKNLAQGIVDLVSEVAKDISITHCGGLEDGSIGTSFEIVQDRIEQNPANTLLAFFDLGSARMNIELAAEFTDKQILIQTVPVAEGTYIAAALLQAGADLDTILEQLKELTINK
- a CDS encoding PolC-type DNA polymerase III gives rise to the protein MSDKFQLLLQQIGIPLTTRQSEAFSTAKIEKVVLHKVSKVWEFTFRFVKPLPLLDYQLFKARLVTEFEKTGNKATFVLVTDMDEVDPDLVEAYYPEVFTEDLCQSAGFKTLFQPLTVQYRDGVLWIKGPETIDTPHFRKNHLPNLVEQYKRFGFANLVVDIEVCQEMTQQQAELFHAQNEEIYQQANEENLAALEQLAQMTPPPEVAQPFVPEFKKNRPTKVNIEKAEITPMIEVDSEENRIVFEGLVFEVEQKTTKTGRVIINFKMTDYTSSFTLQKWAKNEEEAQKFDMVKKGNWLRVRGNIETNHFTRDLTMNVQEVQEVKREIRKDLMPEGEKRVEFHAHTNMSTMDALPAVEDLIARAAAWGHKAVAITDHGNVQSFPHGYHAARKAGIKALFGMEANIVEDSVPIVYNEADVVLSDATYVVFDVETTGLSAVNNALIQIAASKMHKGNIVAEFDEFIDPGHPLSQFTTDLTGITDEHVRGSKPLEQVLKEFQAFCQDSILVAHNATFDVGFMNVNYERAGLPQIEQPVIDTLEFARNLYPDYKRHGLGPLTKRFGVALEHHHMANYDAEATGRLLFIFLREALERHNLTNLNQLNTELIAEDSYKKARVKHATLYVTNQVGLKNIFKLVSLSNTKYFEGIPRIPRTVLNAHREGLILGTACQEGEVFDELLSKGIDAAAKIAAYYDFIEVMPPALYAPMIAKEQFKDMAEVEDTIKKLIEVGRKAGLPVLATGNVHYIDPEEEIYREIIVRSLGQGAMINRTIGHGENAQPAPLPKAHFRTTSEMLDEFAFLGDSLAREIVITNPNVMLERFEEVEVVKSDLYTPYIENAEETVAELTYQKAFEIYGNPLPDIIDLRIEKELTSILGNGFAVIYLASQMLVTRSNERGYLVGSRGSVGSSFVATMIGITEVNPMPPHYVCPNCQHSEFITDGSYGSGFDLPDKECEKCGVKYKKDGQDIPFETFLGFDGDKVPDIDLNFSGDDQPSAHLDVRKIFGEEYAFRAGTVGTVAAKTAYGFVRGYERDYGKLYRDVEVERLAAGAAGVKRTTGQHPGGIVVIPNYMDVYDFTPVQYPADDVTASWQTTHFNFHDIDENVLKLDVLGHDDPTMIRKLQDLSGIDPQTIPADDKGVMALFSGTEILGVTPEQIGTPTGMLGIPEFGTNFVRGMVEETHPTTFSELLQLSGLSHGTDVWLGNAQDLIKAGIADLSTVIGCRDDIMVYLMHAGLKPKMAFNIMERVRKGLWLKISEEERNGYIQAMKDNKVPDWYIESCGKIKYMFPKAHAAAYVMMALRVAYFKVHHPLYYYCAYFSIRAKAFDLATMSGGLNRVKAKMEEITIKKKNNEASNVEQDLYTTLELVNEMLERGFKFGKLDLYKSDATEFLIEGDTLIPPFVAMDGLGENVAKQLVAARKEGEFLSKTELRKRGGLSGTLVEKMDEMGILGKMPEDNQLSLFDDLF
- the dhaQ gene encoding DhaKLM operon coactivator DhaQ codes for the protein MVFIKNRQAKMIEHYMESVCRTNSKLRRVEHFPIIVQRNQDCRLVPIVSGGGSGHEPAHVGFVGKGMLTAAVYGEIFTPPTEEEIITAIREVDKGRGVFLIVKNFEADLLSFGKAIEAARNEGIAVKYIISHDDISVDTKNNFRMRHRGLAGTILLHKILGAAALAGYDLDALEQLGLSLATEIATIGFATKSAYLPNAALPLFDLEEGEISYGIGIHGEEGYRTVAFESSEQLANEIVNKLKLKFRWKEGEEYILLVNNLGTMSEIEQGIFLSDICQFLELEGLILSYVKTGRFMTSLDMGGISVTLCRVKDRLWLDYLQVDTDAVAW
- the dhaS gene encoding dihydroxyacetone kinase transcriptional activator DhaS, encoding MPTSLITKKRIAKAFKKQLSIKSFDKISVVDIMQEAEIRRQTFYNHFLDKYELLDWIFETELQEQVTDNLTYISGLKLLDELLYYIEHNQVFYKQLFEIKGQNDFVSYLEGYFKILMEKIINEYQLQGGKHVSEKERQFLISYHSSAWIGMIKEGLSQSPCQIQSYWKQMVAVVLASFSTL
- the dhaK gene encoding dihydroxyacetone kinase subunit DhaK, which translates into the protein MKKIINQPERVVDDMLKGFAFMHQNIIERIDGFDIIVRKDKKTGRVGIISGGGSGHEPSHAGFVGKGMLSAAVCGAVFTSPTPDQILEAIKAADEGAGVFMVIKNYSGDIMNFEMAQELAEMEGIEVASVVVDDDIAVEDSLYTQGRRGVAGTIFVHKILGHAAEQGASLTAIKALADRLVPQIKTIGLALSGATVPEVGKPGFILEEDEFEYGVGIHGEPGYKKEKLQSSAKLAEELAEKLAQDFNIQTGEHYGLLINGLGATPLMEQYIFANDVATLLTEKGILVDYRKIGNYMTSIDMAGLSLTLIKLEDPSWLEALQAPVDVVAW